CCCTATCCGGACCCTATCCATTATCGCCGAGTTCTCGATCACGGCCCCCCTCTCGATCCTAGTATAATTATCGATGCAGGAGTTCGATATCCTGACCCCCTCCTCTATTTGGCAATGCCTCCCGATCAGGACGGGTCCCTCCACCTCTATCCTCCCCTCCCTTATCATCTCTACTATCCTCTCCCTCCTTGCCAAGGACTCGGAGCTCTGCCCTTGGATCCATATGCGCTCATCCGGGGAGATCCTGCCCTCGAGTTCGCCTATGCATTCTAAGCGCCCGGCCAATATATCGTACATGGCCTCGAGGTATCGCTCCGGGGAGCCGACGTCATACCAACCCCTCTTGATAATATAGCCATAGACCCCATACCCGGACTCGATCAGGTGGGGTATGAAATCGTAGCCGAAGTCCAACCGCTCGCGCTTGGATACCTTATCCCTGACCCAATCGCTCCGCATGACCTCCCTTATCTCCGGGCTGAAGACGTATAGGCCGGTGTTCGCCAAGTTGGATGGGGCCTCATCCCTAGGCGGCTTCTCGATGAACCTATGGATGCGCATATCTCCGCCCACATCGGCCACGCCGTATCCCTCCGTATTCTCGACCTCCTTGAGGCATATGGTGGCGATCCCGCCCTTCCTCTCGTGGAACTCCAATAGGCCCTTCAGGTCTATATCGAATATGTTATCTCCCTGAACGCCGAAGACCGGATCCCTTATATCATAATACTCCAACACTATCCTAGCGGAGTCCGCGCTCCCGCAATCCTCTTCATTCGGCTGATATTTTATATGAACCCTTGGGCTGAGCCCATGCCTAGCCGAGAACCCCAACCCATCTTGGAAATAATCGAACAGGTCCCTGAAGTTCCTATATCCCTTGACCCCGAATATGAAGTTCCTAACACCTTGCCTCGCCAACCCAAGCATGGCGATCTCTATGAGCGGCATATTCGCGAGCCTGATGCAGGCCTTCGAGGTTGTGGCCGTGAGCGGCATTAGCCTCTTGGCGATCCCACCGACCGGTATTATGACCCTCAAATCCTCCGGCCTAGCCATGAGGTGTACCCTCCCCCACATCTTCCGCGGCGGGGGACTTTAAATTTAAAGAGGGCCAATGGTCCCCGGGGCCGTCCCAGATCGAACGCGGCCGAAATCCTAGCAAATGGGTGAGCCCTTTGGGACGCTTGAAATTCGAGAGGGCGCTTCACGAGGTTGAGCTTTGCGATCCAGCATCGGGGTTCGCGCCGGAGGTCCAATTGGTGGAGCATCGAAGGGATCCGCTGACCGGCGCCCTTTGCCGGATCAATATAAAGCGAGCCGGGAGGGTCAAGGAGGGTGCCAGATGGGGGGCGGATACCCTCGCCCCTCCGAGAGTTTCCGAGGCGGATTGCATATTTTGTACAAGGAATATAGAAGCGATGACTCCGAGGTTCCCGGATCGATTCATCAAAGGGGGGAGGTTTAGGGTCGGCTCAGCGATCCTCTTCCCGAACCTATACCCGTTCAGCAAATATCACGGCATAGCGGTGATGCATGAAGCCCATAACCCACCGCTCAACAAGATAGACCCAGGATCGCTTCGGGATTGCATAAAGGCATGCATCGAGTTTTTAAAGGTCGTCCGAGGGAGGGATCCGGAAGCGATTTATGGATCGATAAACTGGAATCATATGCCGCCCGCCGGGGCGAGCATAATCCACCCCCATCTCCAAACCATAGCCGATCCAGTTCCAACTCGCCTCCAAAGCGAATTGTTGCGCTGCAGCGAGTCCTATTTCAGAAGGCATGGGAGCAATTATTGGATCGATCTGATCGAAGCGGAGGCGGAGCTCGGGGAGAGGGTCATCCACAAGGGCCGTTCCATCGTTTGGTTGACGAGCTATGCGCCGATGGGCAACAACGAGGTCTTGGCCATATCGCCCGGGACTTCATCCATATTCGAGCTGGATGGGACGCGTTTGGAAGAGCTCTCCGCGGGGCTCTCCAAGATCCTCAAGGGCTATTGGGACCTAGGCATCAGGAGCTTCAACATGAGCATCCTGCCGGGACCGCTCGATCGGGAGGTCGAATATTACTCATTGAACTTGAGGGTGGTCTCGAGGCCGAGCCCCGAGGCCCATTATACGAGCGATTGCGGCTTCATGGAGAGAATCCATCTCGAGAGCGTTGTGGAGTCGAAGCCCGAGGCGGTCGCCGAGAGGCTCAGGGGCGCTTTCGTTGATTAAGGATTGGGTCCAGCTCTCGCCATTGACGGGTAAGGGGAGCTTATAAAAAGGAGGGCTTTCGGCCCGGGGATGCCCCGATATCGGCCCGGGCTCATTTGGATAGGATTATCTCTATGGTGGAGACGTTCATCGGGGCGTTCGTCTCCTTCACCTTGACGTCGGGCATGAAGCGCTTCCTAACGACCTCGACGACGTCCACGGCCCTATTTATCGCCCTCCCCCTCGCCTTCACGGAGACCTCCTGGGCCCCTCCTTGGAGGAGCGTTATGCAGGCGAGGACGTAGTTCATCACCGGCTTCCTGCCGACGAAGATGGAGTTCGTGGATGCGGATGCCAATCGATATCACCCCTTCGCGGATTCCATTGGATCGCTGCCCCAATGGGGCAGCGCCTCCATATAAATGCCTTGCGGTCCGATGGCCTAGGCCGGCGGGATGGATAGGCGATGGGCCATGTGATCAAAACGTTCCACATCGGAGGGCTTATAAATGATTTCAGGAGATGGACCATCCGAGGCTTTATTTCGAGGGAATACGCTAACTAATGGAGCTATCGCCATATTAGGCGATGATTAACCATTCAATCGGCATATGAAGCGCGCTCACTCCAATGTCCCTCGGCTCCCTCATCCCAAGCACCTCCTCAGCTTGGCCGCCTCCAACAGGAACTCCCTCGCCTCCTCATCCTCCCGCTCCATATACGAAAGCAGGAAGCTGTTCGTGAAGTTCTCATATTTCCTTTGGGCCGATCCGCTTTGGCCCAATTTTATGCCGAAGCCCTCTATCGATTCAATATCCGCTAGGAGTTCCGATATGGCGGCCTTCAGAGCCCCCGCACCCATCCCGGCCCTCTTGGCCACCTCTTGATGGAACTCCATTAGCATGTTCAGGTTCCTCCAAGAGAGGCATCCCCCGGCGACCGAGAGGTCGTGCTCCATATTCCTGTACAATCCCCGGAGCGCCTCCAGCTCCGCGTCGCTCAGATCCTCCAAGACCTTGCCGCCTATAAGCTCCGGCGGGATCCCAAGCGTATATAAGGCGCAGGCGAAGGGTATCGCCCTCGGGAGCGATACCCTTCCGACGCTCCTGCTATAGCCGAACAGACCTATGTGGAGCTTCCTGCTCCTCCTCCGTGGGACATAGGATGCAACGCTGTTGATGAGCGGGGCGAGCCCCTCTATTATATGGGCATATCTGGACCTGAATTTTGAGATCAGGGAGGATATG
This region of Candidatus Bathyarchaeia archaeon genomic DNA includes:
- a CDS encoding NDP-sugar synthase; the protein is MARPEDLRVIIPVGGIAKRLMPLTATTSKACIRLANMPLIEIAMLGLARQGVRNFIFGVKGYRNFRDLFDYFQDGLGFSARHGLSPRVHIKYQPNEEDCGSADSARIVLEYYDIRDPVFGVQGDNIFDIDLKGLLEFHERKGGIATICLKEVENTEGYGVADVGGDMRIHRFIEKPPRDEAPSNLANTGLYVFSPEIREVMRSDWVRDKVSKRERLDFGYDFIPHLIESGYGVYGYIIKRGWYDVGSPERYLEAMYDILAGRLECIGELEGRISPDERIWIQGQSSESLARRERIVEMIREGRIEVEGPVLIGRHCQIEEGVRISNSCIDNYTRIERGAVIENSAIMDRVRIGEGANINGSIIGRHVTIDSSPSKPTRIHSLSVVGDDVRIDAGCVLFGAKVGPHLRLREFDYEGEIYSAP
- the albA gene encoding DNA-binding protein Alba translates to MASASTNSIFVGRKPVMNYVLACITLLQGGAQEVSVKARGRAINRAVDVVEVVRKRFMPDVKVKETNAPMNVSTIEIILSK